The following coding sequences are from one Bacteroidota bacterium window:
- a CDS encoding DUF305 domain-containing protein, translating into MNRAISYVMLFLSVGAVAACSGSKDASMPAPTDGPRVVQPGAPGEASSVFALEELDNVAGVAYTEADVLFMQGMIPHHQQALQMTALVHKYAATNAVRQMALRMEISQRDEIKLMEVWLTERGQSIEMPMGAMHHGGMHPDMVGGLHVMPGMLTEEQMEALSQARGTVFDRLFLEGMIQHHQGAIDMVETLFNSAGAAQESTIFQFAEEVDSDQQMEINRMRALLEALR; encoded by the coding sequence TTGAATCGCGCTATATCGTATGTCATGCTTTTCCTGTCAGTGGGCGCAGTCGCGGCATGCAGTGGCTCGAAAGATGCGTCCATGCCGGCGCCGACTGACGGTCCGCGTGTTGTCCAACCGGGTGCTCCCGGTGAGGCTAGTAGTGTCTTTGCGCTTGAGGAGCTCGATAATGTCGCCGGCGTGGCATATACGGAAGCAGATGTCCTTTTCATGCAAGGCATGATCCCGCATCATCAGCAAGCGCTCCAGATGACAGCGCTCGTCCATAAATATGCTGCAACCAATGCCGTCCGTCAGATGGCATTGCGCATGGAAATTTCGCAGCGAGACGAGATCAAATTGATGGAGGTGTGGCTCACCGAGCGGGGACAATCCATCGAGATGCCAATGGGCGCAATGCACCACGGCGGTATGCACCCTGACATGGTAGGCGGACTCCATGTGATGCCCGGCATGCTTACCGAGGAGCAGATGGAAGCCCTCTCGCAGGCCCGTGGGACCGTATTCGACCGGCTCTTCCTCGAGGGGATGATACAGCATCATCAGGGGGCCATCGATATGGTGGAAACCCTGTTCAATAGTGCTGGTGCAGCGCAGGAGTCAACAATCTTCCAGTTTGCCGAAGAGGTCGACTCGGATCAGCAAATGGAAATTAATCGGATGCGCGCGCTCCTGGAGGCGTTGCGCTAA